A window from Pseudomonas sp. MRSN 12121 encodes these proteins:
- a CDS encoding YmfQ family protein, with protein MTTLADQLRLLLPPVSYDGTAPNLSAAIEAEANALTLADNSVEAIYSAIFPDTGEGLSDWERVLALPDPCLLGVSQSVGQRVQAVVSKLQGRGGQSKSFFIALAKSLGYDITITTFRPARAGIAQAGDPIYGGDWAFTWLVNAPAVSVSYSRVGVSGAGDPLAAWGNKALECRLRQMMPAESILLFGYGDN; from the coding sequence ATGACCACTCTTGCCGACCAGCTCCGACTGTTGCTACCGCCTGTCTCTTATGACGGTACAGCCCCCAATCTATCGGCGGCTATTGAGGCCGAAGCCAACGCCCTGACCCTGGCTGACAACAGTGTCGAGGCGATTTATAGCGCCATCTTCCCCGATACCGGAGAGGGCCTTTCAGATTGGGAGCGAGTGCTTGCTCTGCCTGATCCTTGCCTTCTGGGCGTCTCCCAATCTGTCGGTCAGCGCGTGCAAGCGGTTGTCAGCAAGCTGCAAGGTCGTGGCGGACAGAGCAAGTCCTTCTTTATCGCTCTGGCCAAGAGCCTGGGCTACGACATCACCATCACCACCTTTCGGCCCGCCCGCGCAGGCATTGCGCAAGCGGGAGACCCTATTTATGGCGGCGATTGGGCATTCACATGGCTCGTCAACGCTCCGGCTGTGAGCGTCAGTTACTCCAGAGTCGGGGTCTCTGGAGCAGGAGACCCATTAGCCGCCTGGGGCAATAAGGCTCTTGAATGTCGGCTTCGGCAAATGATGCCCGCCGAATCGATCTTGCTGTTTGGCTACGGAGACAACTGA
- a CDS encoding baseplate J/gp47 family protein: MAYTFPSLESILAGILRDIRNVQDEADIGTDSDHYIRSAAIAAAIEGLYQKIGWVYRQIFPDTADEAEVIHAAAIRGVLRKDAVAATGPVTLTGAVGIELLEGAAFKHVVTGEPFAAVSSATIGTDDTATVVVKAQTVGSALNGLTGDLVLTSPPLGMDSAAAFSEPTTGGEDQEKVESLLARLLDIIQRPPAGGADYDYERWAKEVDGVTDALVLPKRRGAGTVDVVITAGAGIPSAEVIATCLEYILGQCSVIADVWVYAPTIRTVDSTALVELAPGYQLEDVQVAAQKAYDALLGALRPREALKRSQIEAMVNNLAGVTDRSVITPASNLAASSDPSLVGWIRPGTITLGLLE, translated from the coding sequence ATGGCCTATACCTTCCCATCCCTGGAAAGCATTCTCGCGGGCATCCTGCGGGACATTCGCAACGTCCAGGACGAAGCCGACATCGGCACCGACAGCGACCACTACATCCGCTCTGCCGCGATTGCGGCGGCTATTGAGGGGCTGTATCAAAAGATCGGCTGGGTTTACCGTCAAATCTTCCCTGACACCGCTGATGAGGCGGAAGTGATCCATGCTGCCGCCATTCGCGGGGTTCTGCGCAAGGACGCAGTAGCAGCAACCGGGCCAGTGACTTTGACCGGGGCGGTAGGCATCGAGCTGCTGGAGGGAGCCGCCTTTAAGCATGTTGTGACCGGCGAGCCATTCGCCGCTGTATCTAGTGCGACAATTGGCACCGATGACACCGCGACAGTCGTCGTGAAGGCTCAAACAGTCGGTAGCGCACTTAACGGCCTTACCGGCGACCTCGTACTGACCAGTCCCCCACTGGGCATGGATTCGGCAGCGGCATTCAGCGAGCCCACTACCGGCGGCGAGGACCAGGAAAAGGTCGAGTCTCTGTTAGCCAGGCTTCTGGACATTATCCAGAGGCCGCCAGCGGGTGGTGCGGACTATGACTATGAACGCTGGGCCAAAGAGGTTGATGGCGTCACGGACGCCCTGGTACTGCCCAAGCGTCGGGGAGCGGGCACGGTCGACGTTGTCATCACGGCCGGCGCTGGCATTCCATCTGCCGAGGTTATCGCCACCTGTCTGGAGTACATCCTTGGTCAATGTTCTGTCATCGCCGACGTATGGGTTTATGCCCCAACTATTCGCACCGTCGACTCCACCGCCTTAGTGGAGCTGGCCCCCGGTTATCAGCTTGAAGATGTTCAGGTCGCCGCTCAGAAAGCCTATGACGCCTTGCTTGGGGCATTGAGGCCGCGTGAAGCGCTCAAGCGCTCGCAGATCGAAGCCATGGTAAACAACTTGGCAGGCGTCACAGATCGCTCTGTGATAACCCCGGCGAGTAACCTGGCCGCCTCAAGTGATCCGAGCCTGGTCGGCTGGATTCGCCCCGGAACCATCACTCTGGGGCTGCTGGAATGA
- a CDS encoding phage GP46 family protein has protein sequence MDAGIDPTTGDLTGQRINTLANAVYIRLMTPLGTWWKDPTLGSRLHELRREKDRPRVGILAKQYAEQALQPLLDDDRAKAITVTVEQPHNGWLFLHIEIMDATGNPQVFRQPVRVI, from the coding sequence ATGGACGCAGGCATAGACCCAACTACAGGTGACTTGACGGGCCAGCGTATCAATACGCTGGCAAACGCCGTCTACATCCGCCTCATGACTCCCCTCGGGACCTGGTGGAAAGATCCCACTTTGGGTTCTCGCCTGCATGAACTTCGCCGCGAAAAAGACCGTCCTCGGGTTGGCATCCTTGCCAAGCAATACGCCGAGCAGGCCCTCCAGCCACTGCTCGATGACGACCGCGCAAAGGCGATCACCGTAACCGTCGAGCAGCCCCATAACGGCTGGCTCTTTCTACACATTGAAATCATGGACGCCACCGGCAATCCGCAGGTGTTTCGCCAACCTGTAAGGGTGATCTGA
- a CDS encoding phage baseplate assembly protein → MSTMARLMREQINRVMANIRQPFRAVAARNTHGKLIGVQMQGLSGETVVGEQFQNYGFSSAPLPGAEYIVIPVGGNSKHSVVVASEDGRYRLTLKDGEVSLYTDEGDYVHLKRGRVIEVVTDELLFKVKNKVRFETPLVEMSENLVVTKDIKAKGEITDHTRSMQADRGIYNGHSHNGGPPPTQQQ, encoded by the coding sequence ATGAGTACCATGGCGCGCCTCATGCGCGAGCAGATCAACCGGGTTATGGCGAACATTCGCCAGCCATTTCGCGCTGTAGCCGCCCGGAACACCCACGGCAAGTTGATTGGTGTGCAGATGCAGGGCCTATCAGGCGAAACCGTCGTTGGGGAGCAGTTCCAGAACTATGGGTTCAGCTCTGCGCCATTACCTGGTGCGGAATACATCGTTATCCCTGTCGGGGGCAACAGCAAGCATTCAGTGGTCGTGGCCAGCGAGGACGGCCGCTATCGGTTGACGCTAAAAGACGGCGAGGTATCGCTCTATACCGATGAAGGTGACTACGTCCATTTGAAGCGCGGCCGGGTGATTGAGGTCGTAACCGATGAACTGTTGTTCAAGGTGAAGAACAAAGTTCGCTTTGAAACGCCCTTGGTCGAAATGTCGGAAAACCTGGTGGTCACTAAGGACATCAAGGCCAAGGGCGAGATCACCGATCATACGCGCAGCATGCAGGCCGACCGAGGTATCTATAACGGGCACAGCCACAACGGCGGGCCACCGCCGACGCAGCAACAGTAA
- a CDS encoding phage baseplate assembly protein: protein MPNEAQNEEIRLSIGGLTHETWDGWSVESDLLTPADGFELELYTKDATRLPSVLAEGAPCSLTLGKDRVLTGQIDEFEHDISRQGIFMRITGRDRAAPLVDCSAPFVAMREASLSQILDQVVKPLGIDQVEIRAANAKTRRRIQIEPGQTAWEALLQVAEANGLWPWVEPDGRLVVGGPDYNAAPVATLVMRENGVGNNVERLSVRRSIANRYSQITVLGQHGQYDNDGLDTKRSHLKSVIQDETLARRGIFRPKVIIDSASESQDMATTRARKLLADTRLEGFEIRAIVDRHRADNGQVWTPGQRITVRSEPHGLDAVYFLMSRTLRVTRSEGCIAELRLREDKMWVLDGNPTKKRKGKKADPDAALIELYKGL, encoded by the coding sequence ATGCCGAATGAAGCGCAAAATGAAGAGATCCGCCTGTCCATTGGTGGGCTGACCCATGAAACGTGGGATGGGTGGTCCGTAGAGTCGGACCTGCTGACGCCTGCCGATGGTTTCGAGCTGGAGCTGTACACCAAGGACGCCACACGACTGCCAAGCGTGCTGGCCGAGGGTGCTCCTTGCTCGCTTACGTTGGGCAAAGACAGGGTGTTGACTGGGCAGATCGACGAGTTCGAGCACGACATTTCCCGCCAGGGAATTTTCATGCGCATCACCGGCCGGGACCGCGCCGCGCCCCTAGTCGATTGCTCGGCGCCATTTGTGGCGATGCGTGAAGCGAGTTTGAGCCAGATCCTCGACCAGGTTGTAAAGCCATTGGGTATCGACCAGGTCGAGATTCGCGCTGCCAATGCCAAGACTCGGCGACGCATTCAAATTGAGCCAGGTCAAACGGCTTGGGAGGCGCTGCTCCAGGTGGCAGAGGCCAACGGACTATGGCCCTGGGTTGAGCCGGATGGGCGCCTGGTGGTCGGTGGGCCGGACTACAACGCCGCGCCTGTTGCAACGCTGGTCATGCGTGAGAACGGCGTGGGAAACAATGTGGAGCGCTTGAGTGTGCGGCGCTCCATTGCCAATCGTTACAGCCAGATCACCGTCCTGGGCCAGCATGGGCAGTATGACAATGACGGCCTTGATACCAAGCGCTCGCACCTCAAGTCAGTTATCCAGGACGAAACCCTGGCGCGGCGCGGGATCTTTCGGCCGAAGGTGATCATTGATAGCGCCAGCGAGAGCCAGGACATGGCGACCACTCGAGCCCGCAAACTGCTGGCCGATACTCGTCTGGAGGGCTTCGAAATCCGCGCCATCGTTGATCGCCACCGCGCCGATAACGGCCAGGTCTGGACACCTGGGCAGCGGATCACCGTCCGCAGTGAGCCCCACGGGCTGGATGCCGTCTATTTTCTGATGTCGCGCACCCTTCGCGTGACCCGAAGCGAAGGCTGCATTGCGGAGCTGCGGTTGCGAGAAGACAAAATGTGGGTACTCGACGGCAACCCAACGAAAAAACGTAAGGGTAAGAAAGCCGACCCGGATGCGGCCTTAATCGAACTCTATAAGGGGCTCTGA
- a CDS encoding DNA circularization protein: protein MSWSQTLLDASYRGVAFHVVGESLQWQRALSEHGTPFKDGDRVKDLGRGARRFPMQVVLFGDNYEIELQQLLQALNTPGPGELIHPIYGTLSVVNQTGEVKHHADSPDFAEISLTFVEDTPDLPFFERQFEFIDSGTTDLADVYTWQDGVFDLFGRIDSLVSEIQSWIGGGWVGLIEKALGLPGIGLRLQQLRSQILGVVSGVGSMAKHTSGAFDPLTDLMRTPTEIRGAFEGSTPTSSTALLSRSGVPAIFPGAASLTTDAARAGNAFLISARQGTASTDDLLPEGMPDDPVAANAFALVVLVITELALSHAEAVATVIEDEADTPTLSPLELEGLVNLVRSLVLSAILLQRRLYSVEDSRQVIESLRNIAALIQERARQVILQSPPLVERVVASPASLRLLAHRWYGDHDRALELIRLNPDLKAPHNIEAGVILRAYAE, encoded by the coding sequence ATGAGCTGGTCGCAGACACTTCTGGATGCCTCGTACCGTGGAGTGGCTTTCCATGTCGTGGGTGAAAGCCTCCAATGGCAGAGAGCCCTTTCGGAGCATGGCACGCCCTTTAAAGATGGTGACCGGGTTAAAGACCTTGGCCGTGGCGCCCGTCGTTTTCCCATGCAGGTGGTGCTGTTCGGTGACAACTACGAAATCGAACTACAGCAGCTGTTGCAGGCCCTCAACACTCCAGGGCCTGGCGAACTTATCCACCCGATTTACGGCACACTGAGCGTCGTCAACCAGACGGGTGAAGTAAAGCATCACGCTGATAGTCCAGACTTCGCCGAGATCAGTTTAACGTTCGTCGAAGACACCCCTGATTTGCCGTTCTTTGAGCGTCAGTTTGAATTCATCGACTCCGGCACGACGGATCTGGCGGATGTATACACCTGGCAAGATGGTGTCTTCGATCTGTTCGGCCGGATTGATTCCCTGGTCAGCGAGATTCAATCGTGGATTGGTGGTGGCTGGGTCGGGTTGATCGAAAAGGCTCTGGGGCTTCCTGGTATCGGTCTGCGGTTACAACAACTCCGCTCGCAGATCCTGGGCGTAGTGTCCGGGGTTGGCTCCATGGCCAAGCACACGTCAGGCGCGTTTGACCCGTTGACCGACCTCATGCGAACCCCAACAGAGATACGGGGCGCTTTCGAGGGGAGTACGCCCACCTCGTCTACGGCGCTGCTCTCCCGATCTGGTGTCCCTGCCATCTTCCCAGGGGCTGCCAGCCTGACCACCGATGCAGCACGAGCAGGCAACGCCTTCTTGATCAGTGCGCGCCAGGGGACCGCGTCAACCGATGATCTTTTGCCAGAGGGAATGCCTGATGATCCTGTCGCGGCGAATGCTTTCGCCCTGGTCGTCCTGGTTATCACTGAGCTGGCCTTGTCCCACGCCGAAGCGGTGGCCACCGTCATCGAGGACGAAGCCGACACACCGACTTTGAGCCCCCTGGAACTTGAGGGGTTGGTTAACCTGGTGCGGTCCCTCGTCCTGTCAGCGATCTTGTTGCAACGGCGGCTGTACAGCGTAGAGGACTCCCGGCAGGTCATTGAGTCGTTGCGCAACATTGCCGCACTGATCCAGGAACGCGCCCGGCAGGTCATTTTGCAGAGCCCGCCGCTGGTCGAGCGCGTGGTGGCCAGTCCGGCCAGCCTGCGTCTTCTGGCGCACCGCTGGTACGGCGACCATGACCGCGCCCTGGAACTGATCCGGCTCAATCCTGACTTGAAAGCACCTCACAATATCGAGGCAGGTGTAATCCTGCGTGCCTATGCCGAATGA
- a CDS encoding phage tail tape measure protein, whose protein sequence is MSSDLRVALRFQAHAGNSRREIEQINRDLRKAGKEGAKSLADESWKASSAIGKVGQVGANSYKVIRSAMRETAQAGSGTRIEVSKTSAEFKEMANAARKAARDAKTELANTGSQGVQPLRQSVERTESSFRRMAQNSGRHLVALKAIAQGVRQEFNRIKGLGTTAQGQLGALGLGVGVVSGLTGSARLDRQLIRTQQTAGMTGEQKGEWRNEQWRLAKDYGIEREQVQTGFDTLVASGLSYEKAKVSSEAIAQSTAVTGADSGILAKALVTGASAFDIDLAKPGAALDMLQKMIVAGRLGNAELENLSSIFPKVGADAKKAGMSMAQSLSFVETLSLIELEPDRLGTLAQSTLRAFNNDGYRQEVTKKTGVDFFDKKGDVRNTQDVFLDLKRKYGKLKTDRDRAKFMGVVFGKMDQDTQKGVNAFLTGDRLDNFAKSTGDINNAKGIIEKDLADNLNSSTAVGSRMKATLGEAIDRMAMPLNKGFADMGRYLLDDLNLSGEQMLAGGAALGVGGYYAGRGAKAGAGALMNKFLGGPETIKNIAVGKVLEEATGVTSVFVTNWPNNLPLGGGLPDLPANSTASKGKPGGFISPWLAPVALGVSAAQVGGSSVQGTDEDRLAMVSRNKLLNDGQRTYQDAFYRNRIALAGQNPDQGQDWLSTQAQRLAHQQTGLTATGTSVDGASTWAAGVASRAANAGAETPASMARLQTLLDKPLVIDLRLDSRMITAEVGRRADIEVRRGK, encoded by the coding sequence ATGAGTTCGGATCTGCGCGTAGCGCTACGCTTTCAAGCCCATGCTGGCAACAGTCGACGCGAGATCGAGCAGATCAATCGCGACCTTCGCAAGGCCGGTAAGGAGGGCGCCAAGTCCCTGGCCGATGAAAGCTGGAAGGCTTCTTCGGCTATCGGGAAGGTCGGTCAGGTAGGGGCCAACAGTTACAAAGTCATTCGTAGCGCCATGCGTGAAACAGCGCAAGCGGGTTCAGGCACGCGCATTGAGGTCAGCAAAACATCCGCCGAATTTAAAGAGATGGCCAACGCTGCTCGCAAAGCCGCACGGGACGCCAAAACCGAATTGGCCAATACCGGCAGTCAGGGTGTGCAGCCACTGCGCCAGAGTGTCGAGCGGACCGAGTCCTCTTTCCGTCGCATGGCGCAGAACAGCGGACGCCATCTTGTTGCTCTCAAGGCGATTGCCCAGGGCGTGCGCCAGGAGTTCAACCGTATTAAAGGGCTGGGCACTACTGCGCAAGGACAGTTGGGGGCATTGGGTCTTGGGGTTGGCGTCGTATCTGGTTTGACTGGAAGTGCCCGCTTAGATCGTCAACTAATCAGAACTCAACAAACGGCGGGGATGACTGGTGAACAAAAAGGAGAATGGCGTAACGAACAATGGCGCCTAGCAAAAGACTACGGCATTGAGCGCGAACAAGTACAAACAGGCTTTGACACCTTAGTTGCAAGTGGTCTGTCCTATGAAAAGGCCAAGGTAAGTTCAGAGGCGATAGCTCAATCAACTGCTGTGACAGGGGCTGACTCAGGGATATTGGCAAAAGCGCTGGTAACTGGTGCAAGTGCATTTGATATTGACTTGGCCAAACCAGGGGCCGCCTTGGACATGCTTCAAAAAATGATTGTTGCTGGGCGTTTGGGAAATGCTGAGCTAGAAAACCTATCTAGTATTTTCCCGAAAGTTGGAGCAGATGCTAAAAAGGCTGGCATGAGCATGGCTCAGTCCCTTTCGTTTGTTGAAACACTATCCTTGATTGAGCTTGAGCCTGATCGGTTGGGAACTCTCGCCCAGTCAACGTTACGTGCATTTAATAACGATGGTTACAGACAAGAAGTTACTAAGAAGACGGGAGTAGACTTCTTTGACAAGAAAGGTGATGTGCGAAATACGCAGGATGTTTTCCTAGACCTTAAGAGAAAGTATGGAAAACTAAAGACGGACCGTGATCGCGCGAAATTCATGGGGGTAGTCTTCGGAAAAATGGACCAAGACACTCAGAAAGGTGTGAATGCTTTCTTGACGGGAGACCGTCTAGATAACTTCGCTAAAAGTACCGGCGACATTAATAATGCAAAAGGCATTATTGAGAAGGATCTAGCAGACAACCTGAATAGTTCAACCGCTGTTGGTTCACGTATGAAGGCAACTTTGGGCGAGGCAATAGACCGTATGGCTATGCCTCTGAACAAGGGCTTCGCTGATATGGGGCGCTACCTGCTCGATGACTTGAACTTGTCCGGCGAACAAATGTTGGCCGGTGGTGCGGCTCTCGGTGTTGGTGGTTACTACGCTGGGCGCGGTGCCAAAGCCGGCGCAGGAGCATTAATGAACAAGTTCCTGGGCGGCCCCGAAACCATCAAGAACATTGCCGTAGGCAAAGTCCTGGAGGAAGCAACCGGCGTAACTTCGGTATTTGTCACGAACTGGCCGAACAACCTACCCCTGGGTGGCGGTTTGCCTGATCTTCCTGCTAACTCAACGGCCAGCAAAGGCAAGCCTGGGGGCTTTATTTCCCCTTGGCTTGCCCCTGTTGCTCTGGGTGTGTCTGCTGCCCAGGTTGGTGGATCAAGCGTCCAGGGGACGGATGAAGACCGCCTGGCCATGGTCTCCCGCAACAAGCTGCTGAACGATGGTCAGCGTACCTACCAGGACGCCTTCTATCGCAACCGAATTGCCCTGGCGGGCCAGAATCCCGACCAGGGCCAGGACTGGCTATCCACTCAAGCGCAGCGCCTGGCACATCAGCAAACTGGACTCACCGCGACAGGAACATCAGTGGATGGCGCCAGTACCTGGGCTGCGGGTGTGGCCAGTCGTGCAGCGAACGCTGGAGCCGAAACTCCGGCCTCTATGGCGCGCCTGCAAACGCTCCTGGACAAGCCCTTGGTGATCGATCTTCGCCTTGACTCTCGCATGATCACTGCCGAGGTCGGGCGCCGTGCGGATATTGAAGTGAGGCGCGGAAAATGA